Proteins from a genomic interval of Schistosoma mansoni strain Puerto Rico chromosome 2, complete genome:
- a CDS encoding putative kunitz-type protease inhibitor — protein MFSFCLYGTLLLICVQSVASYRKGNSDCLLDYDEGICRALLKRFYYDSVNQTCEIFYYGGCLGNGNNFLSKEECERKCGGQIYMTEKSFETTKQMETTSTSIDRSDNTETTITTQKPLSVGAKIVLGILDIKNKVSNLFKKIKGEK, from the exons ATGTTCTCCTTTTGTTTATATGGAACATTACTACTTATATGTGTACAAAGTGTTGCATCATATCGAAAAG GAAATTCGGACTGCCTTTTAGATTATGACGAGGGCATATGCAGAGCTCTATTGAAACGTTTCTACTACGACAGTGTAAATCAAActtgtgaaatattttattacgGTGGATGTCTTGGAAATGGAAACAACTTTCTAAGCAAAGAAGAATGCGAGCGGAAGTGTGGGGGGCA GATTTACATGACAGAAAAGTCATTCG aaacaactaaacaaatggAAACCACATCAACATCGATCGATCGATCAG ATAATACTGAAACAACAATCACTACTCAGAAACCACTCAGCGTTGGTGCTAAAATAGTCCTAGGTATTCTGGATATCAAAAACAAAGTTTCCAATTTATTCAAGAAAATC